The DNA region TTAAGGAAAAAGGCTCTGGCCATTGAATATTTCGATGGCATGAAGGTGATAAGAACGTATATGCCCCCAATTCCTACAAAAGGATTTATTAACAGAATTATACTTTTCACATCTTTTATGTTATCATCTCTATTTCCATTCTTCCTAGTTAGGAAGATAGATTGTATATTTGCATCAAATCCTCAAGTATTATCCATATATCCCGCTTTAATCTACAAATTTTTCCATAGGTGTCCAGTAGTACTAAATGTTGATGACCTATGGCCAGAAGATATTGAACCTGAAATTACTCGGTCTTCTCTGATAAGAAAGTTGGGAGAAGTGTTAGCTAAAATAGCGTATGTCATGGCTGACGCTATAACTCCAATAAGCCCAGGCTACGTGAAGGTAATTAACGGCAAATACGGAATTCCTGAGAGCAAAATTCATGTAGTTAGAGGTGGGGTAGACACAAGCAAATTCAAGCCAATGCCAAGCAAGAATGATGGAAAATTTACGGTTCTGTATAGCGGCGCTTTCTCAGTTGCGTACGATTTTGATCAAGTGCTCAAAGCAGCGAAAATACTTGAAAAACATGAAGATGTAGAGATAATCTTGCAGGGCGGAGGAGAATTGCTCAATTATGTTAAACAGAGAGTCGCAGAGATGAAGTTGAAAAATGTAAAAATAATTGATAAAATACTCAGTAGAGAAGATGTAGCGAAGTTAATGAGCGAGGCAAACGCCCTACTATTGCCGCTTAGAAACTTTGGAAGACCATATCTCGGAATATCATCAAAGCTATATGAATATCAAGCAGTAGGAAAGCCGATAATATGCTGTGCAAATGGTCAACCAGCGGAATACGTAAAGGAAACAAGGTCTGGAATTGTTATGAAGCCTGGAGACTATGAAGCTTTAGCTAAAGCTATAATATGGCTAAAGGAAAACCCAAAACTTGCATTGGAAATGGAAGAAAACGGCAGAAGATACGTGGAGAAAGAAGCATCCATAGAAGCCATAGGCTCAAAAATGAAACAAATACTACAAGCATTAATTGCAAAACATGGTCAAAGTACTCGTTAATGGAAAAATACTTTGCGCTAGGATTTCTTTAGCAATGAAAAATTTGTTTTCATTTATTAATTTAGCATTAGACGAGAAAGCAAATATTAAACATTAGCATAAATCGTAAAAAAGTTTGCAATGTGCTATTAAGCAAGGAATCTAGTAAGTACGTGAAAGGAATTATTGTTGCATGTAAATAAGCAAATTTAAAATATTTAGATATGTCTCTTCACAATGAAATTAAAGTTTATGAAAATGTCGTAGTTTCTTGTTCCACTGGAGAAGTTGAAAGTTATGAGCCTACATTTTTCAATGAAGTTATAAGGAGAAGGGAAGTTAATTTCATTATGCAAGCAATTCAGGCTAAGAAGCCGAAATTGATTTTAGATTATGGTTGTGGTGGGGGATGGCTTTCCCGGTTAATATGTGATCGAGGATTTCAAGTTGTTGGTATTGATTTAAGTGAAAAATTAATTAAAATTGCCAATTCCAT from Candidatus Methanomethylicota archaeon includes:
- a CDS encoding glycosyltransferase family 4 protein, producing the protein MHVLILSQIFPPDLGGSATRAYNVAKGLLAHNVNVTVIAGFPHYPTGNVPKHLRKKALAIEYFDGMKVIRTYMPPIPTKGFINRIILFTSFMLSSLFPFFLVRKIDCIFASNPQVLSIYPALIYKFFHRCPVVLNVDDLWPEDIEPEITRSSLIRKLGEVLAKIAYVMADAITPISPGYVKVINGKYGIPESKIHVVRGGVDTSKFKPMPSKNDGKFTVLYSGAFSVAYDFDQVLKAAKILEKHEDVEIILQGGGELLNYVKQRVAEMKLKNVKIIDKILSREDVAKLMSEANALLLPLRNFGRPYLGISSKLYEYQAVGKPIICCANGQPAEYVKETRSGIVMKPGDYEALAKAIIWLKENPKLALEMEENGRRYVEKEASIEAIGSKMKQILQALIAKHGQSTR